In Streptomyces qaidamensis, one DNA window encodes the following:
- a CDS encoding winged helix DNA-binding domain-containing protein, with product MTVLDARALNRATLARQLLLDRADLPVLDAVSHLCGLQAQEPQEPFPGLWSRLRTFDPAELSDLLTGRRVVRTHLMRRTVHLVTADDVLAWRARHDGMLRQRVLGVYRHELDGVDPGELARAGRNVMADGEPRSMPELARAVVDRWPAAGPRPLGEMLVAALLPTVQLPPRGLWRTKAGVRYALISSWLGREVDPPATDGSDPVGQALVRRYLTAFGPAASADLRAWCGLAGLPAAVSALRGELVVFRDERGRELLDLPDAPRPDPDTPAPVRFLPAFDNAILGYHDRSRIIDDAHRHLSVAGERVVLVDGRVAATWTVEADTVLVHPLRRFSRTDRTTVAEEGHAMASFLSGGASDRVRIAASAA from the coding sequence ATGACCGTTCTCGACGCCCGGGCGCTCAACCGCGCCACCCTCGCCCGGCAGTTGCTGCTCGACCGCGCCGACCTGCCGGTCCTCGACGCCGTCTCGCACCTGTGCGGCCTCCAGGCGCAGGAACCGCAGGAGCCGTTCCCCGGCCTCTGGTCCCGGCTGCGGACGTTCGACCCGGCGGAGCTGTCGGACCTGCTGACCGGGCGGCGTGTCGTGCGCACCCACCTCATGCGCCGCACCGTCCATCTCGTCACCGCCGACGACGTCCTGGCCTGGCGCGCCCGCCACGACGGCATGCTGCGCCAGCGGGTCCTCGGGGTCTACCGGCACGAGCTCGACGGGGTGGATCCCGGCGAACTCGCCAGGGCGGGCCGGAACGTCATGGCGGACGGCGAACCCCGCTCCATGCCCGAACTCGCGCGTGCCGTCGTCGACCGCTGGCCCGCGGCCGGCCCCCGACCCCTGGGCGAGATGCTGGTCGCAGCTCTCCTCCCCACGGTCCAACTGCCGCCGCGCGGGCTGTGGCGGACGAAAGCCGGGGTGCGCTATGCGCTGATCTCCTCCTGGCTGGGACGCGAGGTCGACCCGCCCGCGACGGACGGCTCCGACCCGGTCGGCCAGGCACTGGTACGGCGCTACCTTACGGCCTTCGGCCCCGCCGCCTCGGCCGACCTGCGCGCCTGGTGCGGCCTCGCCGGACTGCCCGCCGCGGTCTCCGCCCTGCGCGGGGAACTGGTCGTCTTCCGCGACGAACGCGGCCGGGAGCTGCTCGACCTCCCCGACGCGCCCCGCCCCGACCCCGACACGCCGGCGCCCGTGCGGTTCCTGCCGGCGTTCGACAACGCGATCCTCGGCTACCACGACCGCAGCCGCATCATCGACGACGCGCACCGCCACCTGTCCGTCGCCGGCGAGCGCGTCGTACTGGTCGACGGCAGGGTCGCCGCGACCTGGACCGTCGAGGCGGACACGGTGCTGGTCCACCCGCTGCGCCGTTTCTCCCGGACCGACCGCACCACCGTCGCCGAGGAGGGCCACGCGATGGCCTCCTTCCTCTCCGGCGGCGCGAGCGACCGGGTACGGATCGCGGCGTCTGCCGCATGA
- a CDS encoding cation:proton antiporter regulatory subunit: MSAPRLSSTPLPGIGVRYDLTTRDNGRRLSVVAHRDGHRTVSAYRRDDPDACDLSVRLTSEEAATLIDALMPEHHTPNLLSTTDLGLVAERIELPGSSRWNGRLLGESRIRAETGASVVAVLRRAEAIPSPTPHFRLAGGDVLIVIGTREGVEAAATILGRE, translated from the coding sequence ATGAGCGCGCCACGCCTCAGCAGCACCCCATTGCCGGGCATAGGGGTCCGCTACGACCTGACGACACGGGACAACGGCCGGCGCCTCTCGGTGGTCGCGCACCGCGACGGGCACCGGACGGTCAGCGCCTATCGCAGAGACGACCCGGACGCGTGCGACCTCTCGGTGCGCCTGACGTCGGAGGAGGCGGCCACGCTCATCGACGCCCTGATGCCCGAGCACCACACGCCGAACCTGCTGTCCACCACCGACCTGGGGCTCGTAGCCGAGCGGATCGAACTGCCCGGCTCCTCGCGCTGGAACGGGCGGCTGCTGGGCGAGTCCCGGATCCGTGCCGAGACCGGGGCGTCCGTGGTGGCGGTGCTGCGCCGGGCGGAGGCGATCCCCTCCCCCACCCCGCACTTCCGGCTGGCCGGTGGCGACGTCCTCATCGTCATCGGGACCCGCGAGGGCGTGGAGGCGGCCGCCACGATACTCGGGCGGGAGTGA
- a CDS encoding cation:proton antiporter, with protein MHSSAVFLIEFGCLILGLGLLGRLAGRFRFSPIPLYLLAGLAFGEGGLLPLGASEDFVAVGAEIGVILLLLMLGLEYTATDLVSHLRTHYPAGLLDAVLNALPGAVLALLLGWGPVAAVVLAGVTWVSSSGVIAKILGDLGRLGNRETPAILSILVLEDLSMAVYLPIVTALLAGVGLAAGGVTLAIAVGVLALVLVLAVRFGRLVSRFVSSDDPEKLLLVVLGVTLVVAGIAQQLQVSAAVGAFLVGIALSGEVAEGATSLLAPLRDLFAAVFFVFFGLHTDPASIPPVLLPALALAAVTTATKIATGYWAARRAGIGPRGRWRAGGTLVARGEFSIVIAGLAVTSGIEPSLGPLATAYVLILVLLGPLTARWTEPLATRLSGRSRRRSAPVPPGAHEALDDQDTVGRT; from the coding sequence ATGCACTCCTCCGCGGTCTTCCTGATCGAGTTCGGGTGTCTCATCCTCGGGCTCGGACTGCTCGGCCGCCTCGCCGGGCGCTTCCGCTTCTCGCCGATCCCCCTCTACCTGCTGGCCGGGCTCGCCTTCGGGGAAGGCGGGCTGCTGCCGCTGGGCGCCAGCGAGGACTTCGTCGCCGTCGGAGCCGAGATCGGCGTCATCCTGCTGCTGCTCATGCTGGGCCTGGAGTACACGGCCACCGACCTCGTCTCCCACCTCAGGACCCACTACCCGGCCGGGCTCCTCGACGCCGTCCTCAACGCCCTGCCGGGCGCGGTCCTGGCCTTGCTGCTCGGCTGGGGCCCGGTCGCCGCCGTCGTTCTGGCCGGTGTCACCTGGGTCTCCTCCTCCGGCGTCATCGCCAAGATCCTGGGAGACCTGGGGCGGCTGGGCAACCGCGAGACCCCGGCCATTTTGAGCATCCTGGTCCTGGAGGACCTCTCCATGGCGGTGTACCTGCCCATCGTCACGGCCCTGCTGGCCGGGGTGGGCCTGGCCGCGGGCGGTGTCACCCTGGCCATCGCCGTGGGTGTGCTGGCCCTGGTGCTGGTCCTCGCGGTGCGCTTCGGCCGCCTCGTCTCGCGCTTCGTCTCCAGCGACGACCCCGAGAAGCTCCTGCTGGTCGTCCTCGGTGTGACGCTCGTGGTCGCCGGGATCGCCCAGCAGTTGCAGGTGTCGGCGGCGGTGGGCGCCTTCCTGGTGGGCATCGCGCTGTCGGGTGAGGTCGCCGAGGGCGCGACGAGTCTGCTCGCGCCGCTGCGGGACCTGTTCGCCGCGGTGTTCTTCGTCTTCTTCGGCCTGCACACCGACCCGGCCAGCATTCCGCCGGTGCTGCTGCCCGCCCTCGCCCTGGCCGCCGTCACCACCGCGACGAAGATCGCCACGGGCTACTGGGCCGCGCGCCGCGCGGGCATCGGCCCCAGGGGCCGCTGGCGCGCCGGCGGCACGCTCGTCGCCCGCGGCGAGTTCTCCATCGTCATCGCCGGGCTGGCCGTCACGTCCGGCATCGAGCCCTCCCTCGGCCCCCTGGCAACGGCGTACGTCCTCATCCTGGTCCTGCTCGGCCCGCTGACCGCCCGCTGGACGGAACCGCTGGCCACGCGCTTGAGCGGACGGTCCCGCCGGCGCAGCGCACCGGTTCCACCGGGCGCGCACGAGGCACTCGACGACCAGGACACGGTCGGCCGCACCTGA
- a CDS encoding PP2C family protein-serine/threonine phosphatase, with the protein MERSGEGGRRMLTDLLAASHLMPIESLPAKATECARAASFHQVLIYVADLQRTTLRLIPGAEAAVQGHEPELHVEGTVAGRAYQYSDVLPAAPPGGGVFEWWVPLLDGTERIGLLRVSSEHNDAGARADMEALAALISLIIVSKRGTSDALARLVRARPMSVAAEMQWNLLPPRTYADGRVAISASLEPAYDISGDVFEYAVDGPLVHLTILDAMGHDTAAGLSGALALGACRNARRQGAGLVDKADAVEAALLEQYDRRRYVTGVLATLDTRTGVLQWVNRGHHPPIVIRGNRWTSHLACPPAHPMGTDLGLRSIVCEEHLQPGDRIVLYTDGITEARRSGGREFGLARFTDFLIRHHADGLPVAETLRRLIQAVLEYHDGRLQDDATVLLCEWIGPHLEPAGIAAGLTGLASNGLRHADGPEGDPRR; encoded by the coding sequence ATGGAGCGGAGCGGCGAGGGCGGCCGGCGGATGCTCACCGACCTGCTGGCCGCCAGCCATCTCATGCCGATCGAGTCGCTTCCCGCCAAGGCGACCGAGTGCGCCCGCGCGGCCTCGTTCCACCAGGTGCTGATCTACGTGGCAGATCTGCAGCGCACCACCCTGCGCCTGATCCCCGGGGCCGAGGCGGCGGTCCAGGGGCACGAGCCGGAGCTGCACGTCGAGGGGACTGTCGCGGGACGGGCCTACCAGTACAGCGACGTCCTGCCGGCCGCACCACCGGGCGGCGGCGTCTTCGAGTGGTGGGTGCCGCTGCTGGACGGAACGGAGCGCATCGGGCTGCTGCGGGTGAGCAGCGAACACAACGACGCCGGGGCCCGCGCCGACATGGAGGCACTGGCGGCACTCATCTCACTGATCATCGTCAGCAAGCGGGGCACCAGCGACGCGCTGGCCAGGCTGGTGCGCGCCCGGCCGATGAGCGTGGCGGCGGAGATGCAGTGGAACCTCCTGCCACCGCGCACGTACGCCGACGGAAGGGTGGCGATCTCCGCGTCCCTGGAACCGGCCTACGACATCAGTGGTGACGTCTTCGAATACGCCGTCGACGGGCCCCTGGTCCATCTGACGATCCTCGACGCCATGGGGCACGACACGGCCGCAGGCCTGTCCGGAGCGCTCGCCCTGGGCGCCTGCCGCAATGCCCGCCGCCAGGGCGCCGGTCTCGTCGACAAGGCCGACGCGGTCGAAGCCGCCCTCCTCGAACAGTACGATCGCCGGCGCTACGTCACCGGAGTCCTGGCCACGCTCGACACGCGCACCGGCGTCCTGCAGTGGGTCAACCGCGGCCACCATCCGCCGATCGTCATCCGCGGCAACCGCTGGACCAGCCATCTCGCCTGCCCGCCGGCCCACCCGATGGGCACCGATCTCGGTCTGCGCAGCATCGTGTGCGAGGAGCATCTCCAGCCCGGCGACCGGATCGTCCTCTACACCGACGGCATCACCGAGGCGCGGCGTTCCGGGGGCCGCGAGTTCGGCCTGGCGCGCTTCACCGACTTCCTCATCCGCCACCACGCCGACGGCCTGCCCGTCGCCGAGACGCTGCGCCGCCTCATCCAGGCCGTGCTCGAGTACCACGACGGCCGACTCCAGGACGATGCCACCGTGTTGCTGTGCGAGTGGATCGGCCCGCACCTGGAGCCGGCCGGCATCGCGGCCGGCCTGACCGGCCTGGCGTCGAACGGCCTCCGCCACGCCGATGGACCGGAGGGGGACCCCCGGCGGTGA
- a CDS encoding purine-cytosine permease family protein: MSAEPRLAEVAEPEPAQEAAQGTDQAVKETLEDYTLRFAPRSYRRWTPMVVATTALGGIAYMADFSIGAGIGLAHGTGNALLAIAVAAVVIFVTGFPLAYYGARYNIDLDLITRGSGFGYFGSVLTSVIFASFTFIFFALEGSIMAQGLKLGLGLPLWLGYLVSTLMVIPLVIYGMTALSKLQVWTTPVWLLLMVGPLVYLVATDPGTVDRFLAYAGTDGEGGVNTASVLLGAGVCLSLIAQIGEQIDYLRFMPPKTEANKRSWWTAVVMAGPGWVVLGALKQAIGVFLAVYIIAEVGASAAPEPIQQFKHAFDAMMPSWIVLPLAVALVVISQIKINVTNAYSGSLAWTNSFTRVTKRYPGRMVFVLVNLGFALALMEADMFSFLNGILGFYSNCAIAWVVTVATDIGINKYVLKLSPHAPEFRRGMLYAVNPVGVVSFVAASGLSIAMYFHALGDTLQPYSPVAAAVIAFVLTPLMAVVTKGRYYLRRSDDGIAEPLWDEDGNPSAVAYECHVCRQQFERPDVTACLTHDAVVCSLCLSTDKVGDHVLPATV, from the coding sequence ATGAGTGCCGAGCCACGACTGGCAGAAGTCGCCGAGCCGGAACCCGCGCAGGAGGCAGCGCAGGGTACGGACCAGGCTGTCAAGGAGACCCTGGAGGACTACACCCTCCGCTTCGCGCCGCGCAGTTACCGGCGCTGGACCCCGATGGTGGTGGCGACGACCGCGCTCGGCGGCATCGCCTACATGGCCGACTTCTCCATCGGGGCCGGCATCGGCCTGGCCCACGGCACCGGCAACGCGCTGCTCGCGATCGCCGTCGCCGCCGTCGTCATCTTCGTGACCGGCTTTCCGCTCGCCTACTACGGGGCCCGCTACAACATCGACCTGGACCTCATCACCCGCGGCTCCGGCTTCGGCTACTTCGGCTCGGTCCTCACCAGCGTCATCTTCGCCAGCTTCACCTTCATCTTCTTCGCCCTCGAAGGCTCGATCATGGCCCAGGGCCTGAAGCTGGGCCTCGGACTGCCGCTGTGGCTGGGCTATCTGGTCTCCACCCTGATGGTGATCCCCCTGGTGATCTACGGCATGACGGCGCTGAGCAAGCTCCAGGTGTGGACCACCCCGGTCTGGCTGCTGCTGATGGTCGGCCCGCTGGTCTACCTGGTCGCCACCGACCCGGGCACCGTCGACCGCTTCCTCGCCTACGCGGGCACCGACGGGGAGGGCGGCGTCAACACCGCCTCCGTGCTGCTCGGCGCGGGCGTGTGCCTGTCGCTGATCGCGCAGATCGGCGAGCAGATCGACTACCTGCGCTTCATGCCGCCCAAGACCGAGGCCAACAAGCGCAGTTGGTGGACAGCGGTGGTGATGGCCGGTCCGGGCTGGGTGGTGCTGGGCGCGCTGAAGCAGGCCATCGGCGTGTTCCTCGCGGTGTACATCATCGCCGAGGTCGGTGCCTCCGCCGCGCCCGAGCCGATCCAGCAGTTCAAGCACGCTTTCGACGCGATGATGCCGTCCTGGATCGTCCTCCCGCTGGCCGTGGCCCTGGTCGTGATCAGCCAGATCAAGATCAATGTCACGAACGCGTACTCCGGCTCCCTCGCCTGGACCAACTCCTTCACCCGGGTCACGAAGCGCTACCCGGGCCGGATGGTCTTCGTCCTGGTCAACCTGGGCTTCGCGCTCGCGCTGATGGAGGCGGACATGTTCAGCTTCCTCAACGGCATCCTGGGCTTCTACTCGAACTGCGCGATCGCCTGGGTCGTCACCGTGGCCACCGACATCGGCATCAACAAGTACGTGCTGAAGCTGTCCCCGCACGCTCCCGAGTTCCGCCGCGGCATGCTCTACGCCGTCAACCCGGTCGGGGTCGTCTCCTTCGTCGCCGCCTCGGGGCTGTCCATCGCGATGTACTTCCACGCCCTCGGCGACACGCTCCAGCCGTACTCCCCCGTCGCCGCGGCCGTCATCGCCTTCGTCCTCACGCCGCTGATGGCCGTGGTCACCAAGGGCAGGTACTACCTGCGCCGCAGCGACGACGGCATCGCCGAGCCCCTCTGGGACGAGGACGGCAACCCCAGCGCCGTCGCCTACGAGTGCCATGTGTGCCGGCAGCAGTTCGAGCGGCCGGACGTCACCGCATGCCTGACGCACGATGCGGTCGTCTGCTCGCTGTGCCTGAGCACCGACAAGGTCGGGGACCACGTCCTGCCGGCCACGGTCTGA
- a CDS encoding carboxylate-amine ligase: protein MTTIGVEEEYLLLDPVTGLPVPQADKVRAAAGVGHLVTDQEVQYELLQAQVEVATPVCATLEEVGGHLLRLRHAVGVAAEEHGCRIGVCGTPPLRHGRPIAVTDQARYRAMVTQAPQLVAEQLVNGTHVHVAVPDREAGVQVLNRIRYRLPTLTAMAANSPLWDGHDTGFASWRTVIFSRWPVSGMPPHFEDAADYDRRVERLQEAGLISDTGQLYWQARLSATYPTIEVRCPDVQLRADEAVMLAAIIRALVETSLAEAAAGTPLPDCAPELLQAAMWHAARHGLGDTLIDPDGTPHRAGDVLYEFLRHVAPALDASGDTRQVTSLIHRLLQDGTGADRQRAALAHGGLRAVTELISAQSTMP from the coding sequence ATGACGACGATCGGCGTGGAAGAGGAGTACCTGCTGCTCGACCCGGTCACGGGCCTGCCGGTACCTCAGGCGGACAAGGTGCGCGCCGCCGCTGGGGTGGGGCATCTCGTGACCGACCAGGAGGTGCAGTACGAGCTGCTCCAGGCGCAGGTCGAGGTGGCCACCCCGGTCTGCGCCACCCTGGAGGAGGTCGGCGGCCACCTGCTGCGGCTGCGGCACGCCGTCGGTGTGGCCGCGGAGGAGCACGGCTGCCGGATCGGGGTCTGCGGAACCCCACCCCTGCGGCACGGCCGCCCCATCGCCGTCACCGACCAGGCCCGGTACCGGGCCATGGTCACCCAGGCCCCGCAACTGGTGGCGGAGCAACTGGTCAACGGCACGCACGTGCACGTCGCCGTACCCGACCGGGAGGCGGGCGTGCAGGTCCTGAACCGGATCCGCTACCGGCTGCCGACGCTGACGGCCATGGCCGCGAACTCCCCGCTCTGGGACGGCCACGACACCGGCTTCGCCAGCTGGCGCACGGTGATCTTCAGCCGGTGGCCGGTCAGCGGTATGCCCCCGCACTTCGAGGACGCCGCGGACTACGACCGGCGCGTGGAACGGCTGCAGGAGGCCGGCCTGATCTCCGACACCGGTCAGCTCTACTGGCAGGCCCGGCTCTCGGCCACCTACCCCACCATCGAGGTGCGGTGCCCGGACGTCCAGCTGCGGGCGGACGAGGCGGTCATGCTCGCCGCGATCATCCGGGCCCTCGTGGAGACCTCACTGGCGGAAGCGGCCGCCGGTACGCCCCTGCCCGACTGCGCGCCCGAACTGCTGCAGGCCGCCATGTGGCACGCCGCCCGCCACGGGCTCGGCGACACCCTGATCGACCCCGACGGCACACCGCACCGCGCCGGCGACGTGCTCTACGAGTTCCTGCGGCATGTAGCCCCCGCCCTCGACGCATCCGGCGACACCCGTCAGGTCACCTCCCTGATCCACCGGCTGCTGCAGGACGGCACCGGCGCGGACCGGCAGCGCGCCGCCCTCGCCCACGGCGGTCTGCGCGCGGTCACCGAGCTGATCAGCGCGCAGAGCACGATGCCGTGA